A genomic segment from Malaclemys terrapin pileata isolate rMalTer1 chromosome 1, rMalTer1.hap1, whole genome shotgun sequence encodes:
- the UNC50 gene encoding protein unc-50 homolog: MLPTTSVSSPNQGNGALNSRDAARHTAGAKRYKYLRRLLHFRQMDFEFAVWQMLYLFTSPQRVYRNFHYRKQTKDQWARDDPAFLVLLSIWLCVSTIGFGFVLDMGFFQMIKLLLWVVFIDCVGVGLLIATLMWFISNKYLVKRQSRDYDVEWGYAFDVHLNAFYPLLVILHFIQLFFINYVISSTSFMGYFVGNTVWLIAIGYYIYVTFLGYSALPFLKNTVILLYPFALLILLYVLSLALGWNFTKTLCTFYEFRVK; the protein is encoded by the exons ATGTTGCCGACCACTTCAGTTAGTTCCCCAAACCAGGGCAATGGTGCGTTAAACTCCAGGGATGCAGCGAGACATACAGCGGGTGCAAAACGCTACAAATATCTAAGGAGGCTCCTTCACTTCCGGCAGATGGACTTTGAGTTTGCTGTTTGGCAGATGCTCTACCTGTTCACTTCACCACAGAGAGTTTATAGAAACTTTCATTACCGAAAACAAACAAAGGACCAGTGGGCAAGAGATGATCCTGCTTTCTTGGTATTGCTGAGTATTTGGCTGTGTG tctcTACTATAGGATTTGGATTTGTGCTGGACATGGGATTTTTTCAAATGATAAAGCTACTTCTTTGGGTTGTGTTTATAGACTGTGTAGGCGTTGGCCTTCTAATAGCAACTTTAATGTG gtttatttctaaTAAGTACTTGGTAAAGCGACAGAGCAGAGACTATGATGTGGAATGGGGATATGCCTTTGATGTTCATCTGAATGCTTTCTATCCACTTCTAGTCATTTTGCATTTTATCCAACTGTTTTTCATCAATT ATGTTATCTCGTCAACCTCATTCATGGGATATTTTGTTGGGAACACAGTATGGCTCATTGCAATTGGTTATTATATCTATGTAACATTTTTAGGGTACAGTG CATTGCCATTTTTGAAGAATACAGTTATCCTTTTGTATCCATTTGCACTCTTAATTCTGCTGTATGTGCTCTCATTAGCACTGGGATGGAACTTCACCAAGACACTTTGTACTTTCTATGAATTCAGAGTGAAATAA